The Apteryx mantelli isolate bAptMan1 chromosome Z, bAptMan1.hap1, whole genome shotgun sequence genome has a segment encoding these proteins:
- the TXN gene encoding thioredoxin isoform X2, with protein MVKTVGSLSEFEAELKSAGEKLVVVDFSATWCGPCKMIKPFFHSLCDKFADVVFIEIDVDDAQDVAAHCDVKCMPTFQFYKNGKKVQEFSGANKEKLEETIKCLV; from the exons TCAGAATttgaggcagaactgaaatctgcTGGTGAGAAGCTTGTAGTCGTTGATTTCtctgccacatggtgtggaccctgcaaAATGATCAAACCCTTTTTCCAC AGTTTGTGTGATAAGTTTGCTGACGTGGTATTCATCGAAATTGATGTGGACGATGCTCAG GACGTTGCTGCACACTGTGATGTCAAGTGCATGCCCACATTCCAGTTCTACAAGAATGGAAAGAAG GTGCAGGAGTTCTCTGGGGCCAATAAAGAGAAGCTGGAAGAGACCATTAAATGTCTAGTCTAA
- the TXN gene encoding thioredoxin isoform X1 gives MQNESLHVLNESEFEAELKSAGEKLVVVDFSATWCGPCKMIKPFFHSLCDKFADVVFIEIDVDDAQDVAAHCDVKCMPTFQFYKNGKKVQEFSGANKEKLEETIKCLV, from the exons ATGCAAAATGAGAGTCTACATGTGCTCAATGAG TCAGAATttgaggcagaactgaaatctgcTGGTGAGAAGCTTGTAGTCGTTGATTTCtctgccacatggtgtggaccctgcaaAATGATCAAACCCTTTTTCCAC AGTTTGTGTGATAAGTTTGCTGACGTGGTATTCATCGAAATTGATGTGGACGATGCTCAG GACGTTGCTGCACACTGTGATGTCAAGTGCATGCCCACATTCCAGTTCTACAAGAATGGAAAGAAG GTGCAGGAGTTCTCTGGGGCCAATAAAGAGAAGCTGGAAGAGACCATTAAATGTCTAGTCTAA